Genomic window (Melioribacteraceae bacterium):
GGCAGTACATTACAATTGGATTAATAATTGTAAAATTTGCAGTTCCTTATATAGGATTGCTGAGCCAACCTTCAAAAATGAATCCAAAGAGATTAGTGGTTATGAGCGCATGGATTTTATTCGCTCATTATTATGATTTGTATTGGTTAGCGATGCCTAATTATAATAAAGGAAATTTAACATTAGGGTGGAATGAACTTGGTTTTCCAATATTAGCCGTAGGTTTAGTTATACTTGTATTTACAACAAAAGCAAAGAATAATAATTTAGTACCAATTGGTGATCCTAAAATTAAACGTGGTCTTGATTTCAGATTATAAGATTAATTACTATGAACAAAAATCAAAAAATTGAAGAAGAGATAGACTTTAAAGGATTAATAAAAAATCCAATAAGATTATTCGGCTGGTTTTTCCCCTACTTTTTTATTCTGATGTTAGTATTAGGGATCTACTTCGTAAAGAAATTACCTGCCGTTTCACTAAATGATCAACCCGTAGGCTTGATTGATTCAACACTTTTGAAAACTGATGTTCCCCTAAAAAAGGGGGGATTAATGCCAGCTGTAGATTTAGCTCTTGTAATGAAACCTGATGAAGCATTTATTTCAAAAGGTAAAGAATTATATGACGCTAATTGTCAATCATGCCATGGTGCAAATGGATTGGGTGATGGTACAGCGGGCGCAATGCTAAACCCAAAGCCAAGAAATTTTCATGATAAAGAGGGATGGACTAACGGAAGATCTTTTGATATGCTTTACAAAACATTGCAGGAGGGAATAATCAAAAATGGAATGGCCGCTTACGAATATCTCTCACCGGCAGACCGTTTTGCAATCATTTTATATTTGAGGACATTTGCTGAATATCCTGAAATAAAAGAATCTGAAATTACTTCTCTCGACGCAGAATATAAATTATCGGCAGGCACTCTTGTTCCAAACACTATTCCAGTTTCTATTGCAATGGAGAAACTCACTTCTGAATTTAAAATAAAAGAAGAGACTTTTAATAGTTTTAGAGAAAAAGTTTATCAATCAGAAGAACAGATTGCGGTTTTAGTTCAATCATTAATTAGTGATGAGCAAAAAGTAATCACTACCATATTAAATAGTGATTTCGCTTCGCCGGATGCATTCGTTGAAACTATTGGAAAAAATCCCATCAGTTATGGTTTTACAGTTAAAGTATTACATCTGAGTAAAGATGATTTACGTATAGCTTTTGATTTCTTAAAAAAAGCTCTTTCATAATTATAAATAGATATGTTAAAAAAAACCTTAAATACCTTTTTGCTATTGAAACTCATTACTGCAGTAACATTTTCTCAACAGATAAATGTTGGCATTGATGAAAAATTAGGGGATTATCTACCAAAGGATGCAATAGTTGTCACATCAGATAATGATACTGTAAAACTGGGATCATTAATAAATAAGCCATTGATTTTAGCGTTTGTTTATTATGAATGTCCCGGTTTATGCAATCCACTTCAATCCGAAATAGCATGGATTATTGGAAAGATGGATTTGGTACCGGGTGTTGATTATAAAGTAATATCACTCAGCTTTGATCACCACGAAAAAAGTGAAATAGCTGCAAGGTGGAAAAACAACTACATACCTACTATCAAAAGAAAAATTGATCCAAACGATTGGCTTTTTTTAACGGCTGATAGCATTAATATAAATAAGATTACTCAAGCAGCCGGTTTCTATTTCAAACCTGATGATAAAGAGTTTACGCATGCCGGAGCAATTATTGCTATTTCTCCGGAGGGGAAAATATCACGATATATTTTTGGTACTCAGTACAATCCTTTTGATGTAAAAATGGCGTTGCTTGATGCCGGCAGCGGAAAAACTAAACCAACTATAAATAAAGTTTTAGAATTTTGTTTTAGTTATGATCCTGAAGGAAGACAGTATACCCTAAATGTTACAAGAATAATTGGAACTGTAATGCTTTTAGGCGTAGGTATATTTTTTGGAGTGTTATTATTTAAGAAAAAGAAAAATTCAATGAATGAAGGAGCTGATATAAATGGCTAATGGTAATTCTGCTATTGCCGAAAAAAGTTTTTTTGATCAAAGTACTAATAAGTACAATGGTGTTGGTTCATGGTTATTAACGGTAGACCATAAAAGAATAGGTTTGATGTATTTCTGGACTATTCTGTTTTTCTTCCTTGTCGCCGCTGTAATTGGTTTGCTAATGCGATTCGAATTGATTGCGCCAGGTAAGCAATTATTTGAAGCCCAAACTTATAATCAATTATTTACACTTCATGGTGTAATAATGATTTTTCTCTTCATTATACCTGGTCTTCCAGCAATATTTGGAAATTTTTTTCTGCCAATTCAAATTGGTGCAAGAGATGTAGCCTTTCCACGTTTAAATTTACTCTCATACTACATTTATATAGTGGGTGCGGTTTTAGCTCTTC
Coding sequences:
- a CDS encoding cytochrome c, coding for MNKNQKIEEEIDFKGLIKNPIRLFGWFFPYFFILMLVLGIYFVKKLPAVSLNDQPVGLIDSTLLKTDVPLKKGGLMPAVDLALVMKPDEAFISKGKELYDANCQSCHGANGLGDGTAGAMLNPKPRNFHDKEGWTNGRSFDMLYKTLQEGIIKNGMAAYEYLSPADRFAIILYLRTFAEYPEIKESEITSLDAEYKLSAGTLVPNTIPVSIAMEKLTSEFKIKEETFNSFREKVYQSEEQIAVLVQSLISDEQKVITTILNSDFASPDAFVETIGKNPISYGFTVKVLHLSKDDLRIAFDFLKKALS
- a CDS encoding SCO family protein, with amino-acid sequence MLKKTLNTFLLLKLITAVTFSQQINVGIDEKLGDYLPKDAIVVTSDNDTVKLGSLINKPLILAFVYYECPGLCNPLQSEIAWIIGKMDLVPGVDYKVISLSFDHHEKSEIAARWKNNYIPTIKRKIDPNDWLFLTADSININKITQAAGFYFKPDDKEFTHAGAIIAISPEGKISRYIFGTQYNPFDVKMALLDAGSGKTKPTINKVLEFCFSYDPEGRQYTLNVTRIIGTVMLLGVGIFFGVLLFKKKKNSMNEGADING